The Methylomonas koyamae genome has a segment encoding these proteins:
- the mgtE gene encoding magnesium transporter — MTSAAKLENAESLLDRALEVLTNGSQIDVRNLVRSLYPAEAAHILEALDPERRAKLWSMIPPGVIGQILVEVNVEVGAALLKITDRKDLIAATESMGADGMVDLLHVLPEPLLSQVMESIGVHNRNRIEKALSYGEHTAGGIMSDDVLTIRADVTLDVVSRYLRLRGNIPANTDSLIVVDRKEHFQGVLPLSQLLSHDPHTKVAAVMDTRIAGIPYRLPSREVAGMFERRKLLSAPVLADDGRVVGRITVEDVIGLIRDEADHSLMSMAGLSEEQDMFAPVVSSAKRRALWLGVNLLTAFLAASVIDLFEDAIQQIVALAVLMPIVASMGGIAGSQTLTLVVRGLALRQVSGSNAGRLLWKEISVGLLNGLLWAGVVAVVAGMWFHRPDIGILLGVAMLINLVCAALSGVAIPVLLDKMGIDPALAGGVLLTTVTDVVGFMAFLGLATLFLL; from the coding sequence ATGACATCAGCAGCGAAGCTCGAAAACGCGGAATCTTTATTGGACAGGGCGCTAGAGGTTTTGACCAATGGCTCGCAAATCGACGTCAGAAATCTGGTGCGTTCGCTTTACCCGGCGGAAGCCGCGCATATTCTCGAAGCCTTAGACCCCGAGCGGCGGGCAAAATTATGGTCGATGATCCCGCCCGGCGTGATCGGCCAGATTCTGGTCGAAGTGAACGTCGAAGTCGGCGCCGCGCTGTTGAAAATCACCGATCGCAAAGACTTGATTGCCGCCACCGAGTCGATGGGTGCCGACGGCATGGTCGATCTGTTGCACGTGTTGCCCGAGCCGCTGCTATCGCAAGTCATGGAATCGATCGGCGTACATAACCGCAACCGGATCGAAAAAGCCTTGAGCTACGGCGAACATACCGCCGGCGGCATCATGTCCGACGATGTGCTGACAATACGCGCCGATGTTACGCTCGATGTCGTGTCGCGTTACTTGCGATTGCGCGGCAATATTCCGGCCAATACCGACAGTCTGATCGTTGTCGACCGCAAGGAGCATTTTCAGGGAGTATTGCCCCTCAGCCAATTATTGAGCCACGATCCGCACACCAAAGTGGCTGCGGTGATGGACACGCGTATTGCCGGTATTCCCTACCGGTTGCCGAGCCGAGAGGTGGCCGGAATGTTCGAGCGGCGCAAATTGCTATCCGCGCCGGTGTTGGCGGACGACGGCCGGGTGGTTGGCCGGATCACGGTCGAAGACGTTATCGGTTTGATCAGGGACGAAGCGGACCATTCGCTGATGAGCATGGCCGGTTTGAGCGAAGAGCAAGATATGTTTGCGCCGGTGGTCAGTAGTGCCAAACGTCGCGCATTGTGGTTGGGCGTAAACTTACTGACGGCGTTTTTGGCGGCCTCGGTAATCGATTTGTTTGAAGACGCAATCCAACAGATTGTCGCGCTGGCGGTGCTGATGCCGATTGTCGCCAGTATGGGTGGTATCGCCGGTAGCCAGACCCTGACTTTGGTGGTCAGAGGCTTGGCCTTGCGCCAAGTCAGCGGCAGTAATGCCGGCCGGTTGTTGTGGAAGGAAATTTCGGTCGGATTGCTGAATGGTTTGTTGTGGGCTGGCGTCGTTGCGGTGGTTGCCGGCATGTGGTTCCACCGGCCGGATATCGGTATTTTGTTGGGCGTGGCGATGTTGATCAATCTGGTTTGCGCTGCGTTGTCCGGAGTCGCGATACCGGTGTTGTTGGACAAGATGGGGATCGACCCAGCCTTGGCCGGCGGCGTATTGCTGACCACCGTCACCGATGTGGTTGGTTTTATGGCCTTTTTGGGTTTGGCGACTTTGTTTCTCCTTTAA
- a CDS encoding winged helix-turn-helix domain-containing protein, whose protein sequence is MVDTIGEAAGAIWQFLNANGEASVNKITTETGLGKNEVQRAIGWLAKEDKLNIEMKGRVETLSLK, encoded by the coding sequence ATGGTAGATACAATTGGCGAAGCGGCCGGAGCAATCTGGCAATTTCTGAACGCGAATGGCGAAGCCAGCGTGAATAAGATTACAACCGAAACCGGCCTGGGCAAAAACGAAGTGCAGCGGGCGATCGGTTGGTTGGCTAAAGAAGATAAACTGAATATCGAAATGAAAGGACGCGTCGAAACCCTTTCGTTGAAATAA
- the minD gene encoding septum site-determining protein MinD has protein sequence MARIIVVTSGKGGVGKTTTSAAIAMGLAKRGHKTAVIDFDVGLRNLDLIMGCERRVVYDLVNVINNEATLNQALIKDKRCEQLYILPASQTRDKDALTTEGVGKILEELSKDFKYIVCDSPAGIERGATLAMYFADDAFVVTNPEVSSVRDSDRMLGILASKSRRAEKGEEPIKEYLLLTRYAPDRVKLGEMLSVDDVQEILSLHLLGVIPESKSVLNASNSGTPVILDEQSDAGQAYADIVARYLGENRPHRFIEEEKKGLFSKLFGSK, from the coding sequence TTGGCCAGAATAATCGTAGTAACATCGGGAAAAGGTGGCGTGGGCAAGACCACGACCAGTGCCGCGATCGCGATGGGCTTGGCGAAGCGGGGGCACAAGACTGCCGTGATCGATTTCGATGTGGGACTGCGTAACCTCGACCTGATCATGGGTTGCGAACGCCGCGTGGTTTACGATTTGGTCAATGTTATCAATAATGAAGCGACTCTGAACCAGGCCTTGATCAAGGATAAGCGCTGCGAACAGTTGTACATTCTGCCGGCCTCGCAGACCCGCGACAAAGATGCGCTGACGACCGAAGGCGTCGGCAAGATTCTTGAAGAGCTGTCCAAAGATTTCAAATATATCGTTTGCGACTCGCCGGCCGGAATCGAGCGCGGTGCTACACTTGCCATGTACTTCGCCGACGACGCGTTCGTCGTAACCAATCCGGAAGTGTCTTCGGTTCGGGATTCGGATCGGATGTTAGGTATCTTGGCCAGCAAATCCCGCCGCGCCGAAAAGGGCGAAGAACCGATCAAGGAATATCTGCTGCTGACCCGTTACGCACCGGATCGGGTTAAGCTGGGCGAAATGTTGAGCGTCGACGACGTACAGGAGATTTTGTCGCTACACCTGCTGGGCGTCATTCCGGAATCGAAATCGGTGTTGAACGCTTCCAACTCCGGCACCCCGGTCATATTGGATGAGCAAAGCGATGCCGGCCAAGCCTACGCCGATATCGTTGCCCGCTATTTGGGCGAAAACAGGCCGCACCGTTTTATCGAGGAAGAGAAGAAGGGCTTGTTTAGCAAGCTGTTCGGGAGCAAGTGA
- a CDS encoding glycosyltransferase: MKAKIATFFTLVLLVLINLGIWSYINNPLKLPSWSDTMMGVTFNPKQRDFNPQDSIFPTREQIQADVELLSGKAHSIRTYTALEGMEVVPELTAKSALNLAMGCWVDLVEDEESEENRQKRLDKNQREVESLINLANQYPKTIIRTLVGNESLLRVRNKVSEPVAKRVRDEFAGQMSEQELQDKIKAEINLQVTNKANELIEYIREVKKRTWKPVSTAETWDIWVDHPELAAEVDYIAVHILPYWEGIPVELPQGAAGDTAVEYVFKRYYELQKLYPDKTIVITEVGWPSDGPPQKAATASLANQAKFLREFLNRATAENVIYYVVEAFDQPWKIKLEGTAGAYWGLFNADRQPKFPMEGDVLANPTWRNWASGAAILSIILMAAFLFTRKSLKLPGKFFFGIVANLAASVLFWSASIAAAQYQTGFSVVFWAILLMMQAMAILVLLTESLEIAEVIWHRKGRRTFQPLTPSADFRYPKVSIHLPIHNEPPEMVRKTLNALAKVDYPNYEVLVMDNNTKDPAVWQPVRDDCDRLGEKFRFFHLDNWPGYKAGAINYALENTAEDAEIIAVIDSDYILSPDWLKAMVPYFDQENVGFVQSPQDYRDAHQGSFKNMCYWEYAGFFNIGMVQRNEYNAIIQHGTMTMVRKSAFEKVGPWGEWCICEDSELGLRLYEAGYDSVYCKESFGRGLMPDTFSGYMTQRFRWVYGAMQIIKKHWRHFLPNKRSSLTSAQRYYFVAGWLPWFSDALALLFTGTSLILTALIVADPKHSELPVNAFLLPTIGLFAFKIVRGLWLYKARVACSMLQALGAALAGLSLTHTVARGTLQGLFTSGKPFMRTPKYEQQGPLVAGLLIIWQELLLLTLLVAGIVAMRSIEYFDNLSGRLWVAVLAVQSVPYIATFVTILISVAPNYFPGKKLSADELDAE, from the coding sequence ATGAAAGCCAAAATTGCCACATTTTTCACCTTGGTATTGTTGGTGCTGATCAACCTCGGTATCTGGTCATACATCAATAACCCGTTAAAGTTGCCTTCCTGGAGCGACACGATGATGGGGGTGACGTTCAACCCCAAACAGCGCGATTTCAATCCGCAGGACAGCATATTCCCGACCCGCGAACAAATCCAGGCCGATGTCGAGCTGTTGTCGGGTAAGGCGCATTCGATCAGGACCTATACCGCCCTGGAAGGGATGGAAGTCGTGCCGGAACTGACCGCGAAAAGCGCGTTGAATCTGGCGATGGGCTGCTGGGTGGATTTGGTCGAGGACGAAGAAAGCGAGGAGAACCGGCAAAAACGGTTGGATAAGAACCAGCGCGAAGTCGAGAGTCTGATCAATCTGGCCAACCAATATCCGAAAACGATCATTCGGACGCTGGTGGGCAACGAATCGCTGTTGCGGGTCCGAAACAAGGTCAGCGAGCCGGTTGCCAAACGCGTGCGCGACGAGTTTGCCGGCCAGATGTCCGAGCAGGAACTGCAGGACAAAATTAAGGCCGAGATCAATCTTCAAGTTACCAATAAAGCCAACGAGCTGATCGAATATATCCGCGAAGTCAAAAAGCGCACCTGGAAGCCGGTCAGCACCGCCGAGACCTGGGATATTTGGGTGGACCATCCGGAATTGGCTGCCGAAGTAGACTATATCGCGGTGCATATCCTGCCTTATTGGGAAGGCATTCCGGTCGAACTGCCCCAGGGCGCGGCAGGCGATACCGCCGTCGAATACGTGTTCAAACGCTATTACGAATTGCAAAAACTGTATCCCGATAAAACCATCGTCATTACCGAGGTGGGTTGGCCTTCAGACGGTCCGCCGCAAAAAGCCGCTACCGCATCGCTGGCGAATCAGGCCAAGTTTTTACGCGAATTCCTGAACCGAGCCACCGCCGAGAACGTGATTTACTACGTGGTCGAGGCCTTCGACCAACCTTGGAAAATCAAGCTGGAAGGTACCGCCGGCGCTTACTGGGGCTTGTTCAATGCCGACCGCCAGCCCAAATTTCCGATGGAAGGCGACGTGTTGGCCAATCCGACCTGGCGTAACTGGGCCAGCGGCGCGGCCATACTCAGTATCATTCTGATGGCGGCTTTCCTGTTCACGCGGAAAAGCTTGAAACTGCCCGGTAAATTCTTTTTCGGCATCGTCGCCAACTTGGCGGCCTCGGTGTTGTTCTGGTCGGCCTCGATTGCCGCCGCCCAATACCAAACCGGTTTTTCCGTGGTGTTTTGGGCGATATTGTTGATGATGCAGGCCATGGCGATTTTGGTGCTATTGACCGAAAGCTTGGAAATAGCGGAAGTCATTTGGCACAGAAAAGGCCGCCGCACCTTCCAGCCGTTGACGCCGTCGGCCGATTTCCGTTACCCGAAAGTCTCGATCCATCTGCCGATTCATAACGAGCCGCCGGAAATGGTACGCAAGACCTTGAATGCCCTGGCCAAGGTCGACTACCCCAATTACGAAGTCTTGGTAATGGACAACAACACCAAGGACCCGGCCGTATGGCAGCCGGTGCGCGACGATTGCGACCGCTTGGGCGAGAAGTTCCGTTTCTTCCATTTGGATAACTGGCCCGGGTACAAAGCCGGCGCGATCAACTATGCGCTGGAAAATACCGCAGAGGACGCCGAAATTATCGCGGTCATCGATAGCGATTACATTTTGTCGCCGGATTGGCTGAAAGCCATGGTGCCTTACTTCGATCAGGAAAATGTCGGCTTCGTCCAGTCGCCCCAAGACTACCGCGACGCCCACCAAGGTTCGTTCAAAAACATGTGTTACTGGGAGTATGCCGGTTTCTTCAACATCGGCATGGTGCAGCGTAACGAATACAATGCCATCATCCAGCACGGCACGATGACGATGGTGCGCAAATCGGCATTCGAAAAAGTCGGCCCGTGGGGCGAATGGTGTATTTGCGAGGATAGCGAGTTGGGTCTGCGCTTGTACGAGGCCGGTTACGATTCGGTGTATTGCAAAGAATCGTTCGGCCGCGGTTTGATGCCGGATACCTTCTCCGGCTATATGACGCAACGCTTCCGTTGGGTGTACGGCGCGATGCAGATCATCAAAAAGCATTGGCGGCATTTCCTGCCTAACAAGAGGTCTTCGCTGACGTCGGCGCAACGCTACTACTTTGTCGCGGGTTGGTTGCCGTGGTTTTCCGATGCGTTGGCCTTGCTGTTTACCGGCACCAGTTTGATTTTGACAGCTTTGATCGTCGCCGATCCCAAGCACAGCGAGTTGCCGGTAAACGCCTTCCTGCTGCCGACGATAGGCTTGTTCGCCTTCAAGATCGTGCGTGGTTTATGGTTGTACAAGGCGCGGGTGGCTTGTTCGATGTTGCAGGCCTTGGGCGCGGCTCTGGCCGGCCTGTCGCTGACCCATACCGTGGCGCGCGGCACGTTGCAGGGCTTGTTTACGTCCGGCAAGCCTTTCATGCGTACGCCGAAATACGAACAGCAAGGTCCGTTGGTTGCCGGTCTGCTGATCATCTGGCAAGAGCTGCTGTTGCTGACGCTGCTGGTTGCCGGTATCGTCGCCATGCGCTCCATCGAATATTTCGATAATTTGAGCGGCCGGTTATGGGTTGCGGTATTGGCGGTACAGTCCGTGCCTTACATCGCTACTTTCGTCACGATTTTGATCAGCGTTGCGCCCAATTATTTTCCCGGAAAAAAACTGTCGGCCGACGAATTGGATGCGGAATAG
- a CDS encoding sialidase family protein yields MKLSKLFSAVIGTLFVTACATDPVPLDQSRPSALPQQAAVSAADCASPQALPQINCSDTVTASFDHNGKLWIVWVQQQHIYLQASDDAGRHFSTPVMVNAEAEAVAAHGEYRPKIKIGPEGNIYLTWTQSLEKRHTGHIRFSRSTDGGKSFSRPVTVNDNLDVISHRFDALAVGKNGEVFIAWLDARDKEKAKVAKQEFNGTAVYYAWSGDGGASFHPNRIVAPHSCECCRLGVEIDQNNLPVVMWRHVYDGNIRDHALSRFRDWNTPGPAQRVSSENWQIDACPHHGPGLSIADDGRVHGVWFSGAPDRQGLFYGHASDAAAGFSAPHSFGNPGAKHPQVLAEGQRVVVVWSEFDGSHNLVKLIQSDDGGSRWSEPETAESSLVAADDAFLLSHGGKIYLSWQTAGGYRFRAL; encoded by the coding sequence ATGAAACTATCCAAGCTTTTTTCGGCCGTAATCGGAACTTTATTCGTCACGGCTTGTGCGACCGATCCCGTCCCGCTCGATCAGAGCCGGCCTTCCGCCTTGCCGCAGCAAGCTGCGGTGAGCGCAGCCGATTGCGCCAGTCCGCAAGCTTTGCCGCAGATAAACTGCTCGGATACCGTTACCGCCAGCTTCGACCATAACGGCAAACTCTGGATTGTGTGGGTGCAGCAACAGCATATTTATCTGCAAGCGTCGGATGACGCCGGTCGGCATTTTTCCACACCGGTCATGGTCAATGCCGAGGCCGAGGCAGTTGCCGCCCACGGCGAATACCGGCCGAAAATCAAAATCGGCCCGGAGGGCAATATCTACCTGACTTGGACGCAAAGTCTGGAAAAACGCCACACCGGCCATATCCGTTTCAGCCGCTCCACCGACGGCGGCAAGAGCTTTTCCCGGCCGGTAACGGTGAACGATAACCTCGACGTTATCAGCCATCGCTTCGATGCTTTGGCCGTGGGTAAAAACGGCGAAGTATTTATCGCCTGGCTGGACGCACGCGATAAGGAAAAGGCCAAAGTCGCCAAGCAGGAGTTTAACGGTACTGCAGTGTATTACGCTTGGTCCGGCGACGGAGGCGCGAGCTTCCACCCCAACCGAATCGTCGCCCCGCACAGTTGCGAATGTTGCCGCTTGGGCGTCGAAATAGATCAAAACAATTTGCCGGTCGTGATGTGGCGGCATGTTTACGACGGCAACATTCGCGACCACGCGCTATCCCGATTCCGCGACTGGAATACGCCCGGGCCGGCGCAGCGGGTCAGCAGCGAGAATTGGCAAATCGATGCCTGCCCGCATCACGGGCCGGGGTTGTCGATCGCTGACGACGGGCGCGTGCATGGCGTTTGGTTCAGTGGTGCGCCCGACCGGCAAGGTTTGTTTTACGGGCATGCGTCGGATGCGGCGGCCGGATTTTCTGCCCCGCACAGCTTCGGCAATCCCGGGGCCAAACATCCCCAGGTTTTGGCGGAGGGCCAACGAGTGGTAGTGGTCTGGTCCGAGTTCGACGGCAGCCATAATCTGGTCAAATTGATCCAGTCGGACGACGGCGGTAGCCGCTGGTCTGAACCCGAAACTGCGGAATCGAGTCTGGTCGCGGCCGACGATGCCTTTTTGTTGAGCCATGGCGGCAAAATTTATTTGTCATGGCAAACCGCCGGCGGCTACAGGTTTCGGGCGCTTTAA
- the minC gene encoding septum site-determining protein MinC, which yields MEFKSTSLTVPVLLLAGNDLVLIDQQLQEKVAQAPEFFKNSPLLIDLQKLNAQNLDLDFSEIVALVRKHGFMPIGIRGGSQKQSDDALEMNLPNYSLHGANAPLAASKPSAKTLPPPVVEAPKQQNQTLENKLVTQPVRSGQRVYAKGDLIVTATVSAGAEIMAEGNIHIYGSLRGRALAGVLGDTSARIFCSDLQAELISIAGIYQLSEDLSKYPAHKPLQISLDNQALIIKEF from the coding sequence TTGGAGTTCAAAAGCACGTCGCTGACGGTGCCGGTATTGCTGCTAGCCGGTAACGACTTGGTCCTGATCGATCAGCAATTGCAGGAAAAAGTCGCGCAAGCTCCCGAGTTTTTCAAAAACTCGCCTTTGTTGATCGATTTGCAGAAACTGAACGCGCAAAATCTCGATCTGGATTTCTCTGAAATCGTTGCATTAGTGCGTAAGCACGGCTTCATGCCGATCGGTATTCGCGGCGGTAGCCAAAAGCAAAGCGACGACGCCCTGGAGATGAATCTGCCGAATTATTCCCTGCATGGCGCCAATGCTCCGCTCGCCGCCAGTAAGCCCTCTGCAAAAACGTTGCCGCCGCCGGTCGTCGAAGCGCCGAAACAACAAAACCAGACGCTGGAAAACAAACTGGTCACGCAACCGGTCCGCTCCGGGCAGCGGGTATATGCGAAAGGGGATTTGATCGTTACCGCCACCGTCAGTGCCGGCGCCGAAATCATGGCCGAAGGTAATATCCACATTTACGGTTCGCTGCGTGGCAGAGCTCTGGCAGGCGTGTTGGGCGATACTTCGGCCCGTATCTTCTGCTCCGATCTACAAGCCGAATTGATCTCAATCGCCGGGATTTACCAACTGAGCGAAGATTTGAGCAAATATCCGGCGCATAAGCCGTTGCAGATCAGTCTGGACAATCAAGCGCTGATCATTAAAGAGTTTTAA
- the minE gene encoding cell division topological specificity factor MinE, with translation MSLLDYFRSSKTNTASLAKERLQILVAHERASRNQPSYLPELQKELLAVIQKYVNVGQDAITVNFEQDGNQETLELNIVLPDER, from the coding sequence ATGAGTCTCTTAGATTACTTCAGATCGTCGAAGACCAATACGGCGTCTTTGGCCAAGGAGCGGCTGCAAATTCTGGTGGCGCACGAGCGAGCCTCGCGCAACCAGCCTTCTTATTTGCCAGAACTACAAAAAGAACTATTGGCAGTAATCCAAAAATATGTGAATGTCGGGCAGGATGCTATTACCGTCAATTTCGAGCAAGACGGTAATCAGGAAACACTGGAATTGAACATTGTGTTGCCTGACGAGCGTTAG
- the hpf gene encoding ribosome hibernation-promoting factor, HPF/YfiA family, producing MQVSITGHHVEVTEALKAYVEEKIGKIKRHFDNVVDVHVILTVEKLEQKAEAAVQVSGAKLYAEDVQEDMYAAIDNMVDKLDRQIVKHKEKSQNHR from the coding sequence ATGCAAGTTAGTATCACAGGCCATCACGTAGAAGTTACCGAGGCGTTGAAAGCTTATGTCGAAGAAAAAATCGGCAAAATCAAGCGCCATTTCGACAACGTCGTTGATGTCCATGTCATTTTGACCGTTGAGAAACTGGAGCAAAAAGCCGAAGCGGCGGTACAGGTCAGCGGGGCCAAGCTCTATGCCGAAGACGTGCAAGAAGATATGTATGCGGCGATCGACAATATGGTGGACAAGCTCGACCGCCAGATCGTCAAGCACAAAGAAAAATCGCAAAACCATCGTTAA
- a CDS encoding RNA polymerase factor sigma-54, which yields MKQSLQLRIGQSLTMTPQLQQAIKLLQMSTLDLQQEIQQALESNMMLELDEEELPALEFRDKKLDNTDQVTSEGSQTDMPDELPVDVSWDDVYESSLPSGGDDSDTPEFETFRGKSESLRDHLLWQLDLIPISDRDYAIAVAIIDAINDDGYVASDLQDIFQGLQEQLEGLEFDEVQAVLHRIQNFDPVGVAALDLADCLRLQLQQLPDSTRYKADALDFVHRHLDLLTSCDQARLMKRVGLSEDELKGILALIRTLDPKPGASLQEVDVEYVVPDVFVAKVSGQWLVSLNPDIAPKLRINPFYSGMIKRADNSSDNVSMKNHLQEARWFIKSLHSRNDTLLRVAKSIVEKQGDFFEHGAIAMKPMVLRDIAEELELHESTISRVTTQKYMHTPHGVIEFKYFFSSHVSTDGGGECSATAIRALIKELVGNENPAKPLSDSKISDLLNEKGINVARRTIAKYREAMSIPSTSQRKRHI from the coding sequence ATGATGTTGGAATTGGACGAAGAAGAGCTGCCGGCTTTGGAGTTCCGCGATAAGAAACTCGACAACACCGACCAAGTCACCAGCGAAGGTTCGCAAACCGATATGCCGGACGAATTGCCGGTTGACGTCAGTTGGGACGACGTTTACGAAAGCTCGTTGCCCAGCGGCGGCGATGACAGTGACACGCCTGAATTCGAAACCTTTCGCGGCAAATCCGAAAGTTTGCGCGACCATCTGCTGTGGCAACTGGATTTGATTCCGATCTCGGACCGGGATTACGCGATTGCCGTGGCGATCATCGATGCGATCAACGACGACGGTTATGTTGCCAGCGATTTGCAGGACATTTTTCAGGGTTTGCAGGAGCAGTTGGAAGGTTTGGAATTCGACGAAGTCCAGGCCGTTCTGCATCGGATTCAGAATTTCGACCCGGTCGGCGTTGCCGCATTGGACTTGGCCGATTGCCTGCGGTTGCAGTTGCAGCAATTGCCGGATAGCACGCGTTACAAGGCGGACGCTTTGGATTTCGTACACCGGCACCTGGATTTGCTGACCAGTTGCGACCAGGCGCGGTTGATGAAACGGGTCGGGCTTAGCGAAGACGAGCTGAAAGGCATATTGGCCTTGATCAGGACCTTGGACCCCAAGCCCGGCGCCAGTTTGCAGGAAGTCGACGTCGAATATGTCGTGCCCGACGTTTTTGTGGCGAAAGTGAGCGGCCAGTGGCTGGTCAGCCTGAATCCGGATATCGCGCCGAAGCTGCGCATCAATCCATTCTATTCCGGCATGATCAAGCGCGCCGACAATAGTTCGGACAACGTCAGCATGAAGAACCACTTGCAGGAAGCGCGCTGGTTTATCAAAAGTTTACATAGCCGCAACGACACCTTGTTGCGAGTGGCGAAAAGTATCGTCGAAAAGCAGGGCGATTTTTTCGAACACGGCGCGATCGCGATGAAACCGATGGTATTGCGCGATATCGCCGAAGAATTGGAACTGCACGAGTCGACGATCTCACGGGTGACCACGCAGAAATACATGCACACCCCGCACGGCGTGATCGAATTCAAATACTTTTTCTCCAGCCATGTCAGTACCGATGGCGGAGGCGAGTGCTCGGCGACGGCAATCCGGGCGCTGATAAAAGAGTTGGTCGGTAACGAAAATCCGGCCAAGCCGTTAAGCGATAGTAAAATATCGGACTTATTGAACGAGAAGGGCATTAACGTCGCGCGCCGCACCATCGCCAAATACCGGGAAGCGATGTCCATCCCTTCAACCAGCCAGCGGAAAAGGCACATTTAA
- the rapZ gene encoding RNase adapter RapZ, with the protein MKLVIVSGLSGSGKSIALDTLEDCGYYCIDNLPVALLADFVDHVMLKNQATYSKTAIGIDARNRSDNLAGFPDSLASIRSKGIDCELVYMEADENIILKRYSETRRRHPLSTESRPLREALEIEREMLRPLALRADIVIDTSYTHYHQLRDLLKNRLGEKGKNSLSILFQSFGFKYGIPLDADFVFDARSLPNPYWAPELRGLTGKNPAVADFLQNDPMVKEFLHDIGYFIGRWAPRFESDNRSYLTIAIGCTGGQHRSVYLVEALSKHFQTITSNVIVRHRELR; encoded by the coding sequence ATGAAGCTTGTTATCGTCAGCGGTTTATCGGGGTCGGGCAAGAGTATCGCTTTGGATACTCTGGAAGATTGCGGCTATTACTGCATCGATAACCTGCCGGTCGCATTGTTGGCCGACTTTGTCGATCACGTGATGCTGAAAAATCAAGCCACCTACAGTAAGACTGCGATCGGCATCGATGCTCGCAACCGCTCCGACAATCTGGCCGGTTTTCCGGATAGTCTGGCCTCGATTCGCAGTAAGGGTATCGACTGCGAGCTGGTGTATATGGAAGCGGATGAAAACATCATCCTGAAACGATACAGCGAAACCCGCCGCCGCCACCCGCTTAGCACCGAAAGCAGGCCCTTGCGCGAAGCCTTGGAAATCGAGCGGGAGATGTTGCGTCCGCTGGCCTTGAGGGCCGATATCGTCATCGACACCAGCTACACCCATTACCACCAGTTGCGGGACTTATTGAAAAACAGGTTGGGCGAGAAAGGCAAAAACTCGTTGTCGATTCTGTTCCAGTCGTTCGGTTTCAAATACGGGATTCCGTTGGACGCCGACTTTGTATTCGACGCCCGTAGCTTGCCCAATCCGTATTGGGCACCTGAGTTACGAGGCTTAACCGGCAAAAACCCCGCGGTTGCCGATTTTTTGCAGAACGATCCGATGGTGAAGGAGTTTCTGCACGACATCGGTTATTTCATCGGTCGCTGGGCACCCCGGTTCGAATCGGATAACCGCAGTTATTTGACGATTGCGATCGGTTGTACCGGCGGCCAACACCGTTCGGTGTATCTGGTCGAGGCGCTTAGCAAACATTTTCAAACGATTACCTCCAACGTCATCGTCAGGCATCGGGAGTTGCGTTAA